The Magnolia sinica isolate HGM2019 chromosome 9, MsV1, whole genome shotgun sequence genome contains a region encoding:
- the LOC131255752 gene encoding uncharacterized protein LOC131255752 has product MAIPWPLTFFSSTRPLFTATPSVRSHLLTRHQLPTISATALFTSQPSLPNKSHPFITTSTKPHDQWLKITAAHFNISFQPLISPHYHWGIWTSLFTAGAFSLWPEKTKVRSALSGALVSTLVALATTMLSIIASEVPVYYVVLEYLLPIAVHLLLFRADLRHILQSTGAAFGFLAWIR; this is encoded by the exons atggcgATACCATGGCCGCTCACCTTCTTCAGCTCCACTCGCCCTCTCTTCACAGCCACACCATCCGTACGATCGCATCTCCTTACCCGTCATCAACTTCCAACCATCTCAGCAACCGCCCTTTTCACTTCCCAACCTTCACTCCCCAACAAATCCCATCCCTTTATCACCACTTCCACAAAACCCCACGACCAATGGCTGAAAATCACAGCCGCCCACTTCAACATCTCATTCCAACCGCTCATCTCCCCTCACTATCATTGGGGAATATGGACCTCTCTCTTCACAGCTGGTGCATTCAGCCTCTG GCCGGAGAAGACGAAAGTGCGGAGCGCGCTGAGCGGCGCCCTGGTCAGCACTCTGGTGGCGCTCGCCACAACCATGCTCAGCATCATTGCTAGTGAGGTCCCGGTGTATTATGTTGTCTTGGAGTATCTGCTGCCCATTGCCGTTCATTTGCTGCTCTTCAGAGCAGATCTGCGTCACATCCTGCAGTCCACTGGTGCTGCTTTTGGCTTTCTTGCTTGGATTAGATAA